The following proteins are co-located in the Anser cygnoides isolate HZ-2024a breed goose chromosome 2, Taihu_goose_T2T_genome, whole genome shotgun sequence genome:
- the LOC136789949 gene encoding scale keratin-like, producing MEIHPKSRSRLKAAAKAAETHPKQEKSTQERSVKDNTPHLITCQALACKSSSRQMLSCAKALSPHGHSRTSVKAGPATRTLTQSSRRLLPCAQQGTLHTTDMSCYDICRPCGPTPLANSCNEPCVRQCEDSRVVIQPPAVLVTLPGPILSSFPQNTAVGSSASAAVGSNLSAQGVPISSGGFGGFGLGGFGFGGLGCINGGRACYPC from the exons ATGGAAATCCATCCAAAGAGCCGCTCTCGCTTAAAAGCTGCCGCCAAGGCCGCAGAGACACATCCTAAACAGGAGAAAAGCACACAAGAACGTAGTGTGAAGGACAACACGCCCCACCTCATTACTTGCCAGGCTTTAGCATGTAAGAGCAGCTCACGCCAAATGCTGTCATGCGCAAAGGCTCTCTCGCCCCACGGGCACTCACGGACCAGCGTAAAAGCCGGCCCTGCGACTCGTACCCTCACACAATCCTCCCGACGCCTTCTCCCCTGCGCCCAACAAG GGACCCTCCACAccacagacatgtcctgctacgacaTCTGCCGCCCCTGCGGACCCACCCCGCTGGctaacagctgcaacgagccctgtgtcaggcagtgcGAGGATTCCCGCGTCGTCATCCAGCCTCCTGCCGTGCTGGTCACCCTGCCaggacccatcctcagctccttcccccagaacaccgccGTTGGATCCTCCGCATCAGCTGCCGTGGGCAGCAACCTCAGCGCCcagggagtgcccatctcctccggGGGATTCGGAGGCTTTGGCCTTGGAGGCTTTGGCTTTGgaggcctgggctgcatcaacggCGGAAGAGCCTGCTACCCCTGCTAA
- the LOC136789819 gene encoding feather keratin 1-like, translating into MSCYDICRPCGPTPLANSCNEPCVRQCEDSRVVIQPPAVLVTLPGPILSSFPQNTAVGSSASAAVGSNLSAQGVPISSGGFGGFGFGGFGFGGLGCINGGRACYPC; encoded by the coding sequence atgtcctgctacgacaTCTGCCGCCCCTGCGGGCCCACCCCGCTGGctaacagctgcaacgagccctgtgtcaggcagtgcGAGGATTCCCGCGTCGTCATCCAGCCTCCTGCCGTGCTGGTCACCCTGCCaggacccatcctcagctccttcccccagaacaccgccGTTGGATCCTCCGCATCAGCTGCCGTGGGCAGCAACCTCAGCGCCcagggagtgcccatctcctccggGGGATTCGGAGGCTTTGGCTTTGGAGGCTTTGGCTTTGgaggcctgggctgcatcaacggCGGAAGAGCCTGCTACCCCTGCTAA